A genome region from Deinococcus seoulensis includes the following:
- a CDS encoding poly(ethylene terephthalate) hydrolase family protein, translating to MQQPPSTASQEQPVTTLALNPFERGPAPTTASLEATRGPYATSSTSVSRFRVSGFGGGTIYYPTTTSDGTFGAVAMSPGYTATQSSLSWLGPRLASQGFVVFIIDTNSVYDQPASRGTQLLAALRYLTGSSDVRSRIDPNRLAVMGHSMGGGGSLEAARTNPALKAAVALTPWNTDKTWPELSTPTLIIGAQSDTVAPVASHSVPFYTSLAATLPRTYLELRGASHFAPNTSNTPIARASVAWLKRFVDNDLRYSPFLCPAPAVGTTYSDVRSSCPFN from the coding sequence GTGCAGCAACCGCCCAGCACGGCCTCGCAGGAACAGCCCGTGACCACGCTGGCGCTCAACCCGTTCGAGCGTGGCCCCGCGCCCACCACCGCCAGCCTGGAAGCGACGCGCGGGCCGTACGCGACCAGTTCGACCAGCGTGTCCCGCTTCCGGGTCAGCGGGTTCGGGGGCGGCACCATCTACTATCCGACGACCACCAGCGACGGCACCTTCGGCGCTGTGGCCATGTCGCCCGGGTACACCGCCACGCAGAGCAGCCTCTCGTGGCTGGGGCCGCGCCTCGCCTCGCAGGGCTTCGTGGTGTTCATCATCGACACGAACAGCGTCTACGACCAGCCCGCCTCGCGCGGCACGCAACTCCTGGCGGCGCTGCGGTACCTGACCGGCAGCAGCGACGTGCGCAGCCGCATCGACCCGAACCGGCTGGCCGTCATGGGGCACAGCATGGGCGGCGGCGGCAGCCTGGAAGCCGCCAGGACCAACCCCGCCCTGAAGGCCGCCGTGGCCCTGACCCCCTGGAACACCGACAAGACCTGGCCGGAACTGAGCACACCCACCCTGATCATCGGCGCGCAGTCCGACACGGTCGCGCCGGTCGCCTCTCACTCGGTGCCGTTCTACACCAGCCTGGCGGCCACGCTGCCCCGCACGTACCTGGAACTGCGCGGCGCCAGCCACTTCGCGCCGAACACGTCGAACACGCCCATCGCGCGGGCCAGCGTGGCGTGGCTCAAACGCTTCGTGGACAACGACCTGCGCTACAGCCCGTTCCTGTGCCCAGCCCCGGCGGTCGGCACTACGTACTCGGACGTGCGCAGCAGTTGCCCGTTCAACTGA
- a CDS encoding DUF4259 domain-containing protein, whose protein sequence is MSAWGVGPFQNEAAAEYAAEIVQDGAYALAEAFDVALDPDNDYLEAEEGHRAVAAAETLAAVLTGDTAALTDAALRAWVQNADAAELAHMQGHALEALERVLGPGSELPDLWEDSEDADAWREDIQRLRAALS, encoded by the coding sequence ATGAGCGCCTGGGGAGTCGGCCCCTTCCAGAACGAGGCGGCGGCCGAGTACGCCGCCGAGATCGTGCAGGACGGCGCGTACGCCCTGGCGGAAGCCTTCGACGTGGCGCTGGACCCCGACAACGACTACCTGGAAGCCGAGGAAGGCCACCGCGCCGTCGCCGCCGCCGAGACGCTGGCCGCCGTCCTGACGGGCGACACGGCTGCCCTGACCGACGCCGCCCTGCGCGCCTGGGTGCAGAACGCGGACGCCGCCGAACTGGCCCACATGCAGGGCCACGCCCTCGAAGCCCTGGAACGCGTCCTCGGCCCAGGCAGCGAACTCCCGGACCTCTGGGAAGACAGCGAGGACGCCGACGCGTGGCGCGAGGACATCCAGCGCCTCCGCGCCGCGCTGAGCTGA
- a CDS encoding alpha-amylase family glycosyl hydrolase encodes MTVFPLLSTQHDHTPAYTEVLGAPQGGSVRVRVRTTLSVTAVHLKFVRVGEIESVPAREVTPLGDGPGRWFEADLPLHGSRVRYAWQLEFLNDHLHLTALGLHRTRRGFRSWFSYLPGHTSPEWAWQSVFYQIFPDRFRNGDPGNSVQTGEYVYGERQVEQVPWGTPIDAWGDIHGHYGGDLNGITQALPYLTDLGVTGLWLTPIFVSPSNHRYDITDYRHVDPHLGGDEAWDELVRASAQAGVRIVLDGVFNHVGNENALFRAALAEDAPERAMFTWRDEPGKLPYHAFFDVPTLPKIDYRNGAAVHEFFSGEESVVRHWLRRGAAGWRLDVAHMIGAGGTDEDNLPLHRTLKRAAREERPDAYVFGERFYDPEHALDGQGEDGSMNYHGFGLPVMQWLARANMTFEPSRLDGEELVEILWDAYHALPPQVALSMFNVLESHDIPRALYRLGNDRTRFLAGVTLLMGYVGVPCTYYGSEVGVTQSRDGAMPWCRESMPWDESQWDTDLRAHMKALIAVRRESRALQRGGLRFLHAEEDAVAFLREYTHEDGRTERAAVITSRRPTAHEVTLSLPGGEWRDAVTGEVLRGGHVTLDACGGRVLLG; translated from the coding sequence ATGACCGTGTTTCCGCTGCTGTCCACCCAACATGACCACACGCCCGCCTACACCGAGGTGCTGGGCGCGCCGCAGGGCGGGTCCGTGCGCGTGCGGGTCCGCACGACCCTGAGCGTCACGGCCGTGCACCTGAAGTTCGTGCGGGTCGGTGAGATCGAGTCCGTTCCGGCGCGTGAAGTCACGCCGCTCGGTGACGGGCCGGGCCGCTGGTTCGAGGCGGACCTGCCCCTGCATGGGAGCCGCGTGCGCTACGCGTGGCAGCTGGAATTCCTGAACGATCACCTGCACCTGACGGCGCTGGGCCTGCACCGCACGCGCCGGGGGTTCCGGTCGTGGTTCTCGTACCTGCCGGGGCACACGTCGCCCGAGTGGGCGTGGCAGAGCGTGTTCTACCAGATCTTCCCGGACCGGTTCCGGAACGGCGATCCCGGCAACAGCGTGCAGACCGGCGAGTACGTGTACGGCGAGCGGCAGGTCGAGCAGGTGCCGTGGGGCACGCCCATCGACGCGTGGGGAGACATTCACGGGCACTACGGCGGCGACCTGAACGGAATCACGCAGGCGCTGCCGTACCTGACGGACCTGGGCGTGACGGGGCTGTGGCTCACGCCGATCTTCGTGTCGCCCAGCAACCACCGCTACGACATCACCGATTACCGCCACGTGGACCCGCACCTGGGCGGTGACGAGGCCTGGGACGAACTGGTGCGCGCCTCCGCGCAGGCGGGCGTGCGGATCGTGCTGGACGGCGTGTTCAACCACGTCGGGAACGAGAACGCCCTGTTCCGAGCGGCGCTGGCCGAGGACGCCCCGGAACGCGCCATGTTCACGTGGCGGGACGAGCCGGGCAAACTGCCGTACCACGCGTTCTTCGACGTGCCGACCCTCCCGAAGATCGACTACCGCAACGGCGCGGCGGTCCACGAGTTCTTCAGCGGCGAGGAGAGCGTCGTGCGGCACTGGCTGCGGCGCGGCGCGGCCGGGTGGCGGCTGGACGTGGCGCACATGATCGGCGCGGGCGGCACCGACGAGGACAACCTGCCGCTGCACCGCACCCTCAAGCGGGCGGCGCGGGAGGAACGCCCGGACGCGTACGTGTTCGGCGAGCGCTTCTACGACCCGGAGCACGCGCTGGACGGGCAGGGCGAGGACGGCAGCATGAACTACCACGGGTTCGGCCTGCCGGTCATGCAGTGGCTGGCCCGCGCGAACATGACCTTCGAGCCCAGCCGCCTGGACGGCGAGGAACTCGTGGAGATCCTCTGGGACGCGTACCACGCGCTGCCCCCCCAGGTGGCGCTGAGCATGTTCAACGTGCTGGAATCGCACGACATTCCGCGCGCCCTGTACCGCCTGGGCAACGACCGCACGCGCTTCCTGGCGGGCGTGACGCTGCTGATGGGCTACGTGGGCGTGCCCTGCACGTACTACGGCAGCGAGGTCGGCGTGACCCAGTCCCGTGACGGCGCGATGCCCTGGTGCCGCGAGTCCATGCCGTGGGACGAGTCGCAGTGGGACACGGACCTGCGCGCCCACATGAAGGCCCTGATCGCCGTGCGCCGGGAGTCGCGGGCGTTGCAGCGCGGCGGCCTGCGCTTCCTGCATGCCGAGGAGGACGCCGTGGCGTTCCTGCGCGAGTACACGCACGAGGACGGACGCACCGAGCGGGCCGCCGTGATCACCAGCCGCCGCCCCACGGCGCACGAGGTCACGCTGTCCCTGCCCGGCGGCGAGTGGCGGGACGCCGTGACGGGCGAGGTGCTGCGCGGCGGGCACGTCACGCTGGATGCCTGCGGGGGCCGCGTCCTGCTCGGCTGA
- the map gene encoding type I methionyl aminopeptidase, translated as MSRVSLKSAREIEAMRRAGALVAETFRVLEPHVKPGVTLKELDTLAEEHIRRAGATPAYLGYGPKNNPFPGTICASVNEVICHGIPDGRVLLEGDVVGVDIGVLMNGVYGDACYTYTVGQVSADVQGLVDTTRECLKAGLDVIRPNARTGDIGHAIQTLAEARGYSVVREYTGHGIGKRLHEEPTIYHWGARYTGLKLQPGMVFTVEPMINLGRPETRLLADGWTVTTADGQPSAQFEHTLVVTDRGYEILTL; from the coding sequence ATGAGCCGCGTTTCCCTGAAATCCGCCCGAGAGATCGAAGCCATGCGCCGCGCCGGGGCGCTCGTCGCGGAAACGTTCCGCGTGCTGGAGCCGCACGTGAAGCCCGGCGTCACCCTGAAAGAACTCGACACCCTCGCCGAGGAACACATCCGCCGCGCCGGGGCCACGCCCGCCTACCTGGGCTACGGCCCGAAGAACAATCCCTTTCCCGGCACCATCTGCGCCAGCGTGAACGAGGTCATCTGCCACGGCATTCCCGACGGGCGCGTGCTGCTGGAAGGCGACGTGGTCGGCGTGGACATCGGCGTGCTGATGAACGGCGTGTACGGCGACGCCTGCTACACCTACACCGTCGGGCAGGTCAGTGCCGACGTGCAGGGCCTCGTGGACACCACCCGCGAGTGCCTGAAAGCAGGGCTGGATGTCATCCGCCCGAACGCCCGCACCGGCGACATCGGGCACGCCATCCAGACCCTCGCCGAGGCGCGCGGGTACAGCGTGGTCCGCGAGTACACCGGGCACGGCATCGGCAAGCGCCTGCACGAGGAACCCACCATCTACCACTGGGGCGCGCGTTACACCGGCCTGAAACTCCAGCCGGGCATGGTGTTCACGGTGGAACCCATGATCAACCTGGGCCGCCCCGAGACGCGCCTGCTGGCCGACGGCTGGACCGTCACCACCGCCGACGGGCAACCCAGCGCGCAGTTCGAGCACACCCTGGTCGTCACGGACAGGGGCTACGAGATCCTCACGCTGTAA
- a CDS encoding pentapeptide repeat-containing protein has protein sequence MDATRPNAPKFPRGGLRAPPPGPLESETVYRGLALEGDLTGAEALNAVTFQGCVFRQVNLTGVHWRGVRLTDVRFEGCDLSGARLEDAALERVQFTDCRLLGVQASGARLRHVALTRVAAPLSVWVKADAAHLRLDDCDLTEAMFMDADLPGLILRACRLPRTDLRGARLAGADLRSSDLRGLRVTPRELEGVTVDAAQLPDLAHLLGVRVGETLPDPDALP, from the coding sequence ATGGACGCGACCCGCCCGAACGCCCCGAAATTCCCGCGCGGGGGCCTGCGCGCCCCGCCGCCCGGCCCGCTGGAAAGCGAGACCGTGTACCGGGGTCTGGCGCTGGAAGGCGACCTGACCGGCGCGGAGGCCCTGAACGCCGTGACCTTCCAGGGCTGCGTGTTCCGGCAGGTGAACCTGACCGGCGTGCACTGGCGCGGCGTGCGCCTCACCGACGTGCGGTTTGAGGGCTGCGACCTGAGCGGCGCACGCCTGGAAGACGCGGCGCTGGAACGCGTGCAGTTCACGGACTGCCGCCTGCTGGGCGTGCAGGCCAGCGGCGCGCGCCTGCGGCACGTGGCCCTGACCCGCGTGGCCGCCCCCCTGAGCGTGTGGGTGAAGGCCGACGCGGCCCACCTGCGCCTGGACGACTGCGACCTGACCGAGGCGATGTTCATGGACGCCGACCTGCCCGGCCTGATCCTGCGGGCGTGCCGCCTGCCCCGCACGGACCTGCGCGGCGCGCGACTGGCCGGGGCCGACCTGCGTTCCAGCGATCTGCGCGGCCTGCGCGTCACGCCCCGCGAACTGGAGGGCGTGACCGTGGACGCCGCGCAACTGCCCGACCTCGCTCACCTGCTGGGCGTCCGGGTGGGGGAGACCCTCCCGGACCCGGACGCCCTTCCCTGA
- a CDS encoding M55 family metallopeptidase, producing MSDQHGGTGARSVVISVDMEGVTGVSSWVQVSPPEFGGLVSGAEYERARERMTLEAAAAAQGALDAGATDVLVNDSHDTMRNLIPELLPDGVRFTSGNDKPLSMVQGVQEAGVLGLLFVGYHARAGSVRGPLAHTWNGFIRDVRVNGVSTGEYGLNALLAGHYGVPVLFACGDDVAMTEITAELGENVITVPVKEGLSSFAATHLHPREAQRRIRDGAFRAVTQALGSPPEPYSTRFPAAAQLSFDHQARADACERVPGITRIDAVTVGWESENAFHLFQTFRMLASVAAVRLNA from the coding sequence ATGAGTGACCAGCATGGCGGCACAGGGGCGCGCAGCGTCGTGATCAGCGTGGACATGGAAGGCGTGACCGGCGTCTCCAGCTGGGTGCAGGTCAGCCCACCCGAGTTCGGCGGGCTGGTCAGCGGCGCCGAGTACGAGCGGGCGCGAGAACGCATGACGCTGGAAGCCGCCGCCGCCGCGCAGGGCGCGCTGGACGCCGGAGCGACCGACGTACTCGTGAACGACAGTCACGACACCATGCGCAACCTGATCCCGGAACTGCTCCCGGACGGCGTGCGCTTTACCAGCGGGAATGACAAGCCGCTGAGCATGGTGCAGGGCGTGCAGGAGGCCGGGGTGCTGGGCCTGCTGTTCGTGGGCTACCACGCGCGGGCCGGAAGCGTGCGCGGGCCGCTGGCACACACCTGGAACGGCTTCATCCGGGACGTGCGCGTGAACGGCGTGAGCACCGGCGAGTACGGCCTGAACGCCCTGCTCGCCGGGCATTACGGCGTGCCCGTCCTGTTCGCCTGCGGGGACGACGTGGCCATGACGGAAATCACCGCCGAACTGGGAGAAAACGTGATCACGGTACCGGTCAAGGAGGGCCTGAGCAGTTTCGCGGCCACGCACCTGCACCCGCGCGAGGCGCAGCGCCGCATCCGCGACGGCGCGTTCCGGGCCGTGACGCAGGCACTGGGGTCGCCGCCCGAACCGTACAGCACGCGCTTCCCGGCCGCCGCGCAACTGAGTTTCGATCATCAGGCCCGCGCGGACGCCTGCGAGCGCGTGCCCGGCATCACCCGCATCGACGCCGTGACCGTCGGCTGGGAAAGCGAGAACGCCTTCCACCTGTTCCAGACGTTCCGGATGCTGGCCAGCGTGGCCGCCGTCCGCCTGAACGCCTGA
- the ispG gene encoding flavodoxin-dependent (E)-4-hydroxy-3-methylbut-2-enyl-diphosphate synthase, with translation MKRRQTVSVNVGGVMVGSAHPVVVQSMTNTDTANAEATAIQIAQLVRAGSEIVRVTVNTREAAAAIPDIVARLKEVGIEVPIVGDFHYNGHILLREFPETARLLAKYRINPGNVGAGQHHDANFATMIEVAKEFDKPVRIGVNWGSLDQQVLARLMDENTANGSPKTGTDVMIDAMVVSALESARYAEELGLAHDRILISVKVSSAPELWQVYRQLAPLCDYPLHLGLTEAGMGMKGIVASSAALAPLLIDGIGDTIRVSLTPEPGASRKLEVEVAQQILQSLGIRQFLPQVTSCPGCGRTTSTFFQELAQKIQDYIRDTMPDWKAKYPGVEDMQVAVMGCIVNGPGESKHANIGISLPGTGEDPRAPVYQDGKLLTTLRGPRIAEDFQELMEKYVEQRYGRTEAPA, from the coding sequence ATGAAGCGTCGCCAGACCGTCAGCGTCAACGTGGGAGGGGTCATGGTGGGCAGCGCCCACCCGGTCGTCGTGCAGTCCATGACGAACACCGACACCGCCAACGCCGAAGCCACCGCCATCCAGATCGCGCAGCTCGTCCGGGCAGGCAGCGAGATCGTGCGCGTCACCGTCAACACCCGCGAGGCCGCCGCCGCCATACCCGACATCGTCGCCCGCCTCAAGGAAGTCGGGATCGAGGTGCCCATCGTCGGGGACTTCCACTACAACGGCCACATCCTGCTGCGCGAATTCCCCGAAACCGCCCGCCTGCTGGCCAAGTACCGCATCAACCCCGGCAACGTCGGCGCCGGACAGCACCACGACGCGAACTTCGCCACCATGATCGAGGTCGCCAAAGAATTCGATAAACCCGTCCGCATCGGCGTGAACTGGGGCAGCCTCGACCAGCAGGTCCTCGCCCGCCTGATGGACGAGAACACCGCCAACGGCTCACCCAAGACCGGCACGGACGTCATGATCGACGCGATGGTCGTCTCCGCGCTGGAAAGCGCCCGTTACGCCGAGGAACTCGGCCTCGCACACGACAGGATCCTCATCAGCGTGAAGGTCAGCAGCGCCCCGGAACTGTGGCAGGTGTACCGCCAGCTGGCCCCGCTGTGCGACTACCCCCTGCACCTCGGCCTGACCGAGGCCGGCATGGGCATGAAAGGCATCGTCGCCAGCAGCGCCGCCCTCGCCCCTCTGCTGATTGACGGCATCGGGGACACCATCCGCGTCAGCCTCACCCCGGAACCCGGCGCGAGCCGCAAACTGGAAGTCGAGGTCGCCCAGCAGATCCTCCAGAGCCTCGGCATCCGCCAGTTCCTCCCACAGGTCACCTCCTGCCCCGGCTGCGGCCGCACCACCAGCACCTTCTTCCAGGAACTCGCGCAGAAGATCCAGGACTACATCCGCGACACCATGCCCGACTGGAAAGCGAAATACCCCGGCGTGGAGGACATGCAGGTCGCCGTGATGGGCTGCATCGTGAACGGCCCCGGCGAGAGTAAACACGCCAACATCGGCATCAGCCTGCCCGGCACCGGCGAGGACCCCCGCGCGCCCGTCTACCAGGACGGCAAACTCCTGACCACCCTGCGCGGCCCCCGCATCGCCGAGGACTTCCAGGAACTGATGGAGAAATACGTCGAGCAGCGCTACGGCCGCACCGAGGCCCCCGCATGA
- a CDS encoding GNAT family N-acetyltransferase, which translates to MTPEPTAAYTLHTALDGITPGQVQGFFVDWPNPPAPDTFLRLLRGSYRVVLAVHDGQVIGFVQAVSDGVLTAYIPLLEVLPEWQGRGVGRALMTRMQDELRHLYAVDLGCEDHLVPYYEALGMRRGNLMFTRNYARQDGSLPD; encoded by the coding sequence GTGACTCCTGAACCCACAGCCGCTTACACCCTGCACACCGCCCTGGACGGCATCACGCCGGGGCAGGTGCAGGGTTTCTTCGTGGACTGGCCCAACCCGCCGGCGCCCGACACGTTCCTGCGCCTGCTGCGCGGGTCGTACCGGGTCGTGCTGGCCGTGCATGACGGGCAGGTGATCGGCTTCGTGCAGGCGGTCAGCGACGGCGTGCTGACCGCGTACATTCCGCTGCTGGAAGTCCTGCCCGAGTGGCAGGGCCGGGGCGTGGGCCGCGCCCTGATGACCCGCATGCAGGACGAACTGCGACACCTGTACGCCGTGGACCTCGGCTGCGAGGATCACCTCGTCCCGTACTACGAGGCGCTGGGCATGCGGCGGGGCAACCTGATGTTCACCCGCAACTACGCGCGGCAGGACGGCTCACTGCCGGACTGA